One genomic region from Granulicatella adiacens ATCC 49175 encodes:
- the pth gene encoding aminoacyl-tRNA hydrolase: MKLVVGLGNPGAKYKGTRHNVGFMTMDEVAYQEKFDFDKALFDAVFAQGQMGGEKVIFMKPLTFMNLSGEAIRPLMNYYKIGIEDLLVVYDDMDLPVGKIRLRQKGSAGGHNGMKSIISCLGTSEFNRIKVGVGRPKEGRTVVGHVLNRFEKEEEEDIIFAVQKSVDAIRSWIDTDDFVKTMNQFN, encoded by the coding sequence ATGAAATTAGTCGTTGGTCTAGGGAATCCCGGAGCAAAGTATAAAGGGACCAGACATAATGTCGGATTCATGACAATGGACGAAGTGGCCTATCAAGAAAAATTTGATTTTGATAAAGCACTTTTCGATGCAGTATTTGCACAGGGCCAAATGGGCGGAGAAAAAGTCATCTTCATGAAGCCCTTGACGTTTATGAATTTATCAGGGGAAGCGATTCGACCATTGATGAATTATTATAAAATAGGGATTGAAGATCTTTTAGTCGTTTATGATGATATGGATCTGCCGGTTGGAAAGATTCGTCTTCGTCAAAAAGGTAGCGCTGGTGGCCATAATGGGATGAAGAGTATTATTTCCTGCCTCGGGACAAGTGAGTTTAACAGAATTAAGGTTGGGGTTGGCCGTCCTAAAGAGGGACGTACTGTCGTAGGACATGTGCTCAACCGGTTTGAAAAAGAGGAAGAAGAGGACATTATTTTTGCAGTGCAAAAGAGTGTCGATGCGATTCGTTCGTGGATTGATACGGATGATTTTGTTAAAACCATGAATCAATTTAATTAA